In Salinirussus salinus, the following proteins share a genomic window:
- a CDS encoding proton-conducting transporter transmembrane domain-containing protein, with the protein MSGHSSKPTVGALPDTTADSPFVPVALTWLVWSLFVASVVVLIASIRFGAVWEIPGLVAIDGLTVLMWVVVTFFSGIVHSYSRRYMAGSTHKTRFFLAMFGFTAAVMALVAADHVALFGFLWVAMGLVMAELIGVNEGWKQAQAAATVARKYFIASSVLLGIALTALWWTTGSTTVSGIGAAADTLGGSVWLVAAGALVLAAMIQSALIPFHDWLLSSMTAPTPASALMHAGFVNAGGILLTRFAPVITVDSTLMLAVVAIGAASAGGGKLLKSVQTDIKGKLGCSTVGQMGFMIMQAGLGFFGAAITHLILHGFYKAYQFLSSGEQVEHTSPSETTEHTIGRMTSAVGFVVALLTGLAGGLVFTVLTGKGASVDSGLLLTFFVVFTTLHAARSAVQHTSLPTLVRYGAVPLVFFPAIVIYAVVYEGVSGLLDVSTATTELTLLHGVIAVTFVGIYVAIETGIHEHSQRLYVALLNATQPSSNTLLTSTEDYNEY; encoded by the coding sequence ATGTCAGGACACAGTTCGAAACCGACGGTGGGAGCGCTCCCGGACACGACGGCGGATTCGCCGTTCGTGCCCGTTGCACTAACGTGGCTCGTGTGGTCGCTGTTCGTCGCGAGTGTCGTCGTCCTCATCGCCAGCATCCGGTTTGGTGCCGTATGGGAAATCCCTGGATTGGTTGCCATCGACGGCTTGACTGTGCTGATGTGGGTGGTGGTTACCTTCTTCAGCGGTATCGTTCACAGCTACTCACGCCGCTACATGGCCGGTAGCACCCACAAAACGAGGTTCTTCCTCGCTATGTTCGGGTTCACCGCAGCCGTGATGGCACTCGTCGCAGCCGACCACGTCGCACTGTTCGGATTCCTGTGGGTGGCGATGGGTCTGGTGATGGCCGAGCTCATCGGTGTCAACGAGGGCTGGAAACAGGCACAGGCCGCTGCGACGGTCGCTCGCAAGTACTTTATCGCCAGTAGCGTACTGCTTGGGATTGCGCTGACAGCGCTGTGGTGGACGACCGGCTCGACGACGGTCTCCGGAATCGGCGCGGCCGCCGACACGCTCGGTGGTTCGGTGTGGCTGGTCGCCGCCGGCGCGCTCGTGCTCGCGGCAATGATCCAGTCCGCCCTCATCCCGTTCCACGACTGGCTGCTCTCCTCAATGACCGCACCGACGCCGGCGTCTGCACTGATGCACGCCGGGTTCGTCAACGCGGGCGGCATCCTGCTGACTCGCTTTGCCCCGGTTATTACGGTCGACTCCACGCTCATGCTCGCAGTGGTGGCCATCGGCGCGGCGAGTGCTGGCGGCGGAAAGCTCCTGAAGTCGGTCCAGACGGACATCAAAGGCAAACTCGGCTGCTCGACAGTCGGTCAGATGGGCTTTATGATCATGCAGGCCGGGCTCGGTTTCTTCGGGGCTGCGATCACCCACCTCATTCTCCACGGGTTCTACAAGGCCTATCAGTTCCTCAGTTCGGGCGAACAGGTCGAACACACGAGTCCGAGCGAGACCACCGAGCACACGATCGGCCGTATGACGAGTGCCGTCGGCTTCGTCGTGGCGTTGCTGACCGGTCTCGCCGGTGGCCTGGTGTTCACGGTGCTAACGGGCAAGGGAGCAAGCGTCGACAGCGGCCTCCTGTTGACCTTCTTCGTCGTCTTCACCACGCTCCACGCGGCCCGCAGCGCAGTCCAGCACACCTCACTTCCGACGCTCGTCCGCTACGGGGCCGTTCCGCTGGTGTTCTTCCCGGCCATCGTCATCTACGCCGTTGTCTACGAAGGGGTCTCGGGCCTCCTGGATGTCAGCACGGCAACGACCGAACTGACCCTGCTCCACGGCGTCATCGCAGTCACCTTCGTCGGCATCTACGTCGCGATAGAGACTGGCATCCACGAGCACAGCCAGCGTCTCTACGTGGCACTGCTGAACGCCACCCAACCCTCATCGAACACCCTACTGACTTCCACGGAGGACTACAATGAGTACTGA
- a CDS encoding PadR family transcriptional regulator, whose protein sequence is MNGDDLESVIESVQDWAGPRSDMGHGSDTQTALVVSCSMSSCKLRGPLWPVDATWNVVSVETLGNQTQERYEGKTVPDSTIEHLRAQHDITAVIVVGHTSCEVLEDAYERWVAPDADSPVGVEVRLNPLRSLVGEGFEEGVLTESLPLQKVRYRLAEYNVRQQVRFLQQALPSSVTVAGYVHDQDGAYSSFPDKRYLVTLDGATDPTTIRARLPDDKSIRVAGLLA, encoded by the coding sequence ATGAACGGGGACGATCTCGAATCTGTCATCGAATCAGTTCAAGACTGGGCCGGCCCTCGAAGCGACATGGGACACGGATCGGATACGCAGACGGCACTCGTTGTCTCGTGCTCGATGAGCAGTTGCAAGCTCCGCGGGCCGCTGTGGCCGGTTGACGCTACCTGGAACGTCGTTAGCGTCGAGACTCTCGGGAATCAGACACAGGAACGATACGAGGGGAAAACGGTTCCAGACAGCACCATCGAGCATCTCAGAGCCCAGCACGACATCACAGCGGTCATCGTTGTGGGGCACACGAGTTGTGAGGTTCTCGAAGACGCCTATGAGCGGTGGGTTGCACCCGATGCAGACTCACCTGTCGGGGTCGAAGTACGGTTAAATCCGCTCCGCTCGCTCGTCGGCGAGGGGTTCGAGGAGGGAGTCCTGACGGAATCGCTGCCGCTTCAGAAGGTGCGGTACCGACTCGCCGAGTACAACGTCCGCCAACAGGTCCGATTTCTCCAGCAGGCACTCCCCTCGTCGGTGACGGTCGCTGGCTACGTTCACGATCAGGACGGTGCGTACAGTTCGTTCCCGGACAAGCGGTATCTGGTCACCCTCGACGGTGCGACAGACCCGACCACAATCCGGGCTCGTCTCCCCGACGATAAGTCGATACGTGTCGCAGGCCTCCTGGCCTGA
- a CDS encoding amidohydrolase family protein, whose translation MEALSGTLLTGRSFEPMRGRVVIEDGQIARIEETETTSADIILPAFVNAHTHLGDSVAKEAAVGLSLDEAVAPPDSLKHRRLAAADRSDLVSAMRRTLRFMQRTGTVSCLDFRESGAAGARALREAAAPVSLDPFIFGSGKQSVLGVADGYGASGANDGDFTEQRAACRKRDVPFAIHAGEPDTTDIHPALDLEPDLLVHMVHAERDHLQRVTEQSVPVAVCPRANTVLDVGIPPVRELLDRTTVALGTDNVMLNPPSMFREMAYTVKQFDVTAREVLRMATTAGADIVGLDCGVIAPGRRAALLVLDGDSDNLTGSVDPVQAVVRRATEVDVKRVLV comes from the coding sequence ATGGAAGCACTCTCGGGAACTCTCCTGACCGGCCGGTCGTTCGAGCCGATGCGGGGTCGTGTTGTTATCGAAGACGGTCAGATCGCGCGTATCGAGGAGACAGAAACGACATCGGCCGATATCATACTGCCGGCGTTCGTCAACGCTCACACGCATCTAGGTGACTCCGTTGCGAAGGAAGCAGCTGTCGGCCTGTCACTCGACGAAGCAGTGGCGCCGCCGGACAGTCTGAAACACCGACGATTAGCGGCTGCTGACCGTTCCGACTTGGTATCAGCGATGCGCCGGACGCTCCGGTTTATGCAGCGAACGGGGACGGTCTCCTGTTTGGACTTCCGGGAGTCCGGAGCTGCCGGGGCACGCGCGCTCCGTGAGGCGGCAGCGCCCGTTTCCCTCGACCCGTTCATCTTCGGGAGCGGAAAGCAGTCCGTCCTAGGTGTTGCCGACGGGTACGGCGCCTCCGGGGCAAACGACGGGGATTTCACCGAACAGCGTGCTGCCTGCCGGAAACGCGACGTACCCTTTGCGATCCACGCTGGCGAACCCGATACGACCGACATCCACCCCGCGCTCGATCTGGAGCCGGACCTCCTCGTCCATATGGTGCACGCAGAACGGGATCACCTGCAGCGAGTTACAGAGCAATCAGTCCCGGTGGCGGTCTGTCCGCGCGCGAATACCGTTCTCGATGTCGGAATCCCTCCAGTACGGGAATTACTCGACCGCACGACAGTCGCACTCGGGACTGACAACGTCATGCTGAATCCCCCGTCGATGTTTCGGGAGATGGCGTACACGGTGAAACAGTTCGACGTGACTGCCCGAGAGGTGTTACGGATGGCGACGACGGCCGGTGCCGATATCGTTGGACTCGATTGTGGTGTCATCGCTCCCGGCCGGCGCGCAGCACTCCTCGTCCTCGACGGTGACTCGGACAATCTGACGGGTTCTGTCGATCCAGTACAGGCAGTCGTTCGTCGCGCGACCGAGGTGGACGTCAAACGTGTCCTCGTCTAG
- a CDS encoding Lrp/AsnC family transcriptional regulator: MTDEEIDDVDKAILYALQEDARNMSSGDIAERTGTSDSTVRKRIQRLESDGVIKGYSASVDYQKSGYPLRMLLYCTAAIPERGDLVPDILDIDGVVSVQELVTGEQNLLVTAVGETDSDITPVAQELLDMGLTVADEVLVRSHETTPFGKFNSRTQTEDDS, encoded by the coding sequence ATGACTGACGAGGAGATCGACGATGTCGACAAAGCGATCCTGTATGCACTCCAAGAAGACGCTCGAAACATGTCGTCCGGAGACATCGCGGAGCGGACCGGAACCTCCGACAGTACTGTCCGCAAGCGCATTCAGCGTCTCGAATCCGACGGCGTAATCAAGGGATACAGCGCTAGCGTCGACTATCAGAAATCAGGCTATCCGCTCCGAATGCTGCTTTACTGTACCGCTGCGATTCCCGAACGTGGTGACCTCGTCCCGGATATTCTGGACATCGATGGAGTGGTATCGGTTCAGGAGTTGGTCACTGGTGAACAGAACCTCCTCGTCACTGCAGTCGGCGAGACGGACAGCGACATTACACCCGTTGCACAGGAACTTCTCGATATGGGGCTCACCGTTGCCGACGAAGTCCTCGTTCGGAGTCACGAGACGACGCCCTTCGGAAAGTTCAATTCCAGGACTCAGACAGAAGACGATTCCTAG
- the gcvH gene encoding glycine cleavage system protein GcvH, producing MSFEVPEDCRYLESHEWARPENGTVRVGISDFAQDELGDVVFVELPDEGDQIEREEAFGVVESIKAVSDIYAPVAGTVVEVNDALVNEPELVNEDPYGEGWMVAVEPEGDLEGLLSPAEYREQTE from the coding sequence ATGAGCTTCGAGGTTCCCGAGGACTGCCGGTACCTGGAGTCCCACGAGTGGGCGCGCCCGGAGAACGGCACGGTCAGGGTCGGCATCAGCGACTTCGCGCAGGACGAACTCGGCGACGTGGTGTTCGTCGAGCTACCCGACGAGGGCGACCAGATAGAACGCGAGGAGGCCTTCGGGGTCGTCGAGTCGATCAAGGCAGTCTCCGACATCTACGCGCCGGTCGCGGGCACGGTCGTCGAGGTCAACGACGCGCTGGTCAACGAGCCCGAGCTGGTCAACGAGGACCCCTACGGCGAGGGCTGGATGGTCGCCGTCGAGCCGGAGGGCGACCTCGAGGGCCTGCTCTCGCCGGCCGAGTACCGCGAGCAGACGGAGTAA
- the gcvT gene encoding glycine cleavage system aminomethyltransferase GcvT: MSLRQSPLRSAHEATGADFTDFGGWEMPVDFDSIRTEHAAVRDSAGKFDVSHMGQVVVSGPDAAALTGRLTTNDVQELGPGEAQYAAITDESGVMLDDTVVYRLPDGWDGEYLFVPNAGHDGEMTDRWVGHRDRWGLEATVENRTEAYAMVAVQGPEARDLADRETEADLGSLGRFEVTATRVAGADALVARTGYTGEDGVEVVCEVEDAGAVWSAAGCRPCGLGARDTLRIEAGFLLSGQDFHPEEEPRTPYEAGIGFAVALETEFVGRDALAAVADDGPAELLVGLTLDERGVPRHGYPVESPDGERVGHVTSGTMSPTLGEPIGLAYLPRAYDEPGREVCVVVRDEPKKAHVTATPFLS, from the coding sequence ATGTCACTCCGTCAGTCCCCGCTCCGTAGCGCTCACGAGGCGACGGGCGCAGACTTCACGGATTTCGGCGGCTGGGAGATGCCGGTCGACTTCGACTCGATCCGGACCGAACACGCCGCCGTCCGGGACTCCGCCGGGAAGTTCGACGTCTCGCACATGGGGCAGGTGGTCGTGAGCGGGCCGGATGCCGCGGCGCTCACCGGGCGGCTCACCACCAACGACGTTCAGGAACTCGGCCCCGGCGAGGCGCAGTACGCCGCCATCACCGACGAGTCGGGGGTCATGCTCGACGACACCGTCGTCTACCGGCTCCCCGACGGCTGGGACGGGGAGTACCTGTTCGTCCCCAACGCCGGCCACGACGGGGAGATGACCGACCGGTGGGTCGGCCACCGCGACCGGTGGGGGCTGGAGGCGACCGTCGAGAACCGGACCGAGGCGTACGCGATGGTCGCCGTCCAGGGGCCGGAGGCGCGCGACCTCGCCGACCGGGAGACCGAGGCGGACCTCGGTTCACTGGGTCGGTTCGAGGTGACCGCCACCCGGGTCGCGGGCGCCGACGCGCTCGTCGCGCGGACGGGCTACACCGGCGAGGACGGCGTCGAGGTCGTCTGCGAGGTCGAGGACGCCGGGGCCGTCTGGTCGGCGGCCGGCTGCCGGCCCTGCGGGCTCGGCGCCCGGGACACGCTGCGCATCGAGGCGGGCTTTCTGCTCTCGGGGCAGGACTTTCACCCCGAAGAGGAGCCGCGCACCCCCTACGAGGCTGGCATCGGGTTCGCCGTGGCCCTCGAGACGGAGTTCGTCGGCCGGGATGCGCTCGCGGCGGTCGCGGACGACGGACCCGCCGAACTGCTGGTCGGCCTGACCCTCGACGAGCGGGGGGTTCCCCGCCACGGCTATCCCGTCGAGTCCCCCGACGGCGAGCGAGTCGGCCACGTCACCAGCGGGACGATGAGCCCGACACTGGGCGAGCCCATCGGCCTCGCCTATCTCCCGCGCGCGTACGACGAGCCCGGACGGGAGGTGTGCGTGGTGGTCCGGGACGAACCGAAGAAGGCACATGTCACCGCGACCCCGTTCCTCTCATGA
- a CDS encoding Tfx family DNA-binding protein translates to MPSAEATVLTDRQVEVLELREQGLTQREVADRLGTTGSNVSAIERAAEENVRKARRTLELVRTVRSPVQFTVPADTKFDDLVGLVYDRGDEAGVKISYCRPELYSHLYHELEPYTTQNRLETGVTIGLTEDGEVDVFTETL, encoded by the coding sequence ATGCCATCCGCGGAGGCGACCGTCCTGACTGACCGGCAGGTCGAGGTGCTCGAACTCCGGGAGCAGGGGCTGACACAGCGGGAGGTGGCCGACCGGCTGGGGACCACGGGCTCGAACGTGAGCGCCATCGAGCGGGCCGCCGAGGAGAACGTCCGGAAGGCGCGCCGGACGCTCGAGCTCGTGCGGACCGTCCGGTCGCCGGTCCAGTTCACCGTCCCCGCGGACACGAAGTTCGACGACCTCGTCGGGCTCGTCTACGACCGGGGCGACGAGGCCGGGGTGAAGATCTCCTACTGCCGGCCGGAGCTGTACTCCCATCTGTACCACGAACTCGAGCCGTACACGACCCAGAACAGGCTCGAAACCGGGGTGACCATCGGGCTGACCGAGGACGGCGAGGTCGATGTCTTCACCGAGACGCTGTAG
- a CDS encoding extracellular solute-binding protein, with product MADEERSLGRRAVLKATPAVVGGAVGLAGCATPLAAGGPGSVSLLSAGSLARTFEDHVAPAFERQTGTVVYGEYYGSNALMRMVEDGTEYPDVVVSADATLLRERLYGEFTDWDVAFAANSLGVGYRAETDLGRALDRGEPWYEVALGAEPGEVAIADPDLDPLGYRAVQAFELAAAEHGLEGFREAMLERVYQEPEEPQLLAGVETGARAAGLVYRNMALDRDLPFLEFPDAYNFARAGLADHYATVEYTTDDGYTARGRPILYSATVLERADNPDAGRRLVRFLLDNPETLVEAGLTVTGRLPQSEGDVPEAVRA from the coding sequence ATGGCTGATGAGGAGCGGTCGCTGGGTCGTCGGGCGGTGCTGAAGGCGACCCCGGCGGTGGTCGGCGGGGCCGTCGGCCTCGCCGGGTGTGCGACCCCGCTCGCGGCCGGTGGACCCGGGTCCGTCTCGCTGCTTTCGGCGGGGAGTCTCGCCCGGACGTTCGAGGACCACGTCGCCCCCGCCTTCGAGCGCCAGACGGGGACAGTCGTCTACGGCGAGTACTACGGCTCGAACGCCCTGATGCGGATGGTCGAGGACGGCACCGAGTACCCGGACGTGGTCGTGAGCGCCGACGCCACGCTCCTCCGGGAGCGGCTGTACGGCGAGTTCACCGACTGGGACGTCGCGTTCGCGGCCAACAGCCTCGGCGTCGGCTACCGCGCGGAGACAGACCTGGGTCGGGCGCTCGACCGCGGCGAGCCGTGGTACGAGGTCGCCCTCGGGGCCGAGCCGGGCGAGGTCGCCATCGCGGACCCGGACCTGGACCCGCTGGGCTACCGGGCGGTCCAGGCTTTCGAACTCGCCGCGGCCGAGCACGGCCTCGAGGGGTTCCGCGAGGCGATGCTCGAGCGCGTCTACCAGGAGCCCGAGGAGCCACAGTTGCTCGCCGGCGTCGAGACGGGGGCGCGCGCGGCCGGGCTCGTCTACCGGAACATGGCCCTCGACCGCGACCTCCCCTTCCTCGAGTTCCCCGACGCGTACAACTTCGCCCGGGCCGGGCTGGCCGACCACTACGCGACCGTCGAGTACACGACCGACGACGGGTACACCGCGCGCGGCCGGCCGATCCTCTACAGCGCGACGGTACTCGAGAGAGCGGACAACCCGGACGCGGGTCGCCGTCTCGTGCGGTTTCTCCTCGACAACCCCGAGACTCTCGTCGAGGCGGGGCTGACGGTCACGGGCCGGCTGCCACAGTCCGAGGGCGACGTTCCGGAGGCGGTCCGGGCGTGA
- a CDS encoding ABC transporter permease: MSLADAAPSWRPSRPELLVPAALGGVLLLYFAVPFVAFLSRAGVTGVVGDLSTPGAQRAIRNSLVTAPVATAVATVLGVPLAYVLARRSFRGKRLVEALVVLPLVVPPVVGGTMVLSAVGRFTPVGAAAAAAGVPLTDSLLGVVLAQTFVAAPFVVITARAGFGAVDERLERASRSLGYGPVATFRNVSLPLARGAVLAGVVLTFARAVGEFGATMMVAYNPRTVPTRIWVEFIAGGVDAVVPLALVLLGIAVLVLTAVQRLGRVQAVTDR, from the coding sequence GTGAGCCTCGCCGACGCGGCCCCGAGCTGGCGGCCGTCCCGGCCGGAGCTGCTCGTCCCCGCCGCCCTCGGGGGGGTTCTCCTGCTGTACTTCGCGGTCCCGTTCGTCGCCTTTCTCTCCCGGGCCGGCGTGACCGGCGTCGTCGGCGACCTCTCGACCCCGGGCGCACAGCGGGCGATCCGGAACTCGCTCGTCACCGCGCCGGTGGCGACGGCGGTCGCAACAGTGCTAGGAGTGCCGCTGGCCTACGTGCTCGCCCGGCGGTCGTTCCGGGGCAAGCGGCTCGTCGAGGCGCTGGTGGTGTTGCCGCTTGTCGTCCCGCCCGTGGTGGGCGGCACGATGGTGCTGTCGGCGGTCGGCCGGTTCACCCCCGTCGGCGCCGCCGCGGCCGCCGCCGGCGTCCCGCTGACGGACAGTCTGCTGGGGGTCGTCCTCGCCCAGACCTTCGTCGCCGCTCCCTTCGTGGTGATCACCGCCCGGGCGGGCTTCGGCGCCGTCGACGAGCGCCTGGAGCGGGCCTCCCGGTCGCTCGGCTACGGTCCGGTCGCGACGTTCCGGAACGTCTCGCTGCCGCTGGCCCGCGGCGCTGTGCTCGCAGGGGTCGTCCTCACCTTCGCGCGCGCCGTGGGGGAGTTCGGCGCGACGATGATGGTCGCGTACAACCCCCGGACGGTGCCCACGCGGATCTGGGTCGAGTTCATCGCCGGCGGGGTCGACGCGGTCGTCCCGCTCGCGCTCGTGCTTCTGGGGATCGCGGTCCTCGTACTGACCGCGGTCCAGCGCCTCGGCCGGGTTCAGGCGGTGACCGACCGATGA
- a CDS encoding ABC transporter ATP-binding protein — protein sequence MTLEVDGLTHRYGDEPAVDDVSLSAAEGELLALLGPSGCGKTTVVQTIAGHLQPTGGRVRLRGTDVTDNPPETRRVGLVFQEPTLYPHMTVGENVAYGLKARGVGPEQRAATVDEYLGLVGLGDRCDSSPPELSGGQRRRVELARALAPEPDVLLLDEPLSALDRQLRTELREEVARIQRETGVTTLYVTHDQETAMALADRLVVMNDGRVSGTGDPRTLYESPPTPFVASFLGRSNALPGTVVGRQPLRVEVGGAELAVEGAGGDHPTGSEVTCHVRPEALSLRSPGRDGPEPTGRGPPGRSPDVPAPSPEGVATARSLQGEVERVADLGKRYDVTVRLDAGETVLVECRERPPTVGNRTAVEIAGGAVTVFRRGADGVMRAAE from the coding sequence ATGACCCTGGAGGTCGACGGCCTCACGCACCGGTACGGGGACGAGCCAGCAGTCGACGACGTTTCCCTGAGCGCCGCGGAGGGGGAACTCCTCGCGCTGCTGGGCCCGAGTGGCTGCGGGAAGACGACGGTCGTCCAGACCATCGCCGGCCACCTCCAGCCGACCGGGGGACGGGTCCGTCTTCGGGGAACCGACGTGACCGACAACCCCCCCGAGACGCGCCGGGTCGGGCTCGTCTTCCAGGAGCCGACGCTGTACCCCCACATGACCGTCGGCGAGAACGTCGCCTACGGGCTGAAAGCACGCGGGGTCGGGCCCGAGCAGCGCGCGGCGACCGTCGACGAGTACCTCGGACTGGTCGGGCTCGGCGACCGGTGCGACTCCTCCCCCCCGGAGCTGAGCGGCGGCCAGCGCCGCCGCGTCGAACTCGCCCGGGCGCTCGCGCCGGAGCCGGACGTGCTGTTGCTCGACGAACCGCTCTCTGCGCTGGACCGACAGCTCCGGACGGAACTCCGCGAGGAGGTCGCGCGCATCCAGCGCGAGACCGGCGTCACCACCCTCTATGTCACCCACGACCAGGAAACGGCGATGGCGCTGGCCGACCGGCTCGTGGTGATGAACGACGGCCGCGTCTCCGGGACCGGCGACCCGCGCACCCTCTACGAGTCCCCGCCGACGCCGTTCGTGGCGTCGTTTCTCGGCCGGTCGAACGCGCTCCCCGGAACTGTCGTCGGCCGGCAGCCGCTGCGAGTCGAGGTCGGCGGGGCCGAACTCGCGGTCGAGGGGGCGGGAGGTGACCACCCGACCGGGAGTGAGGTGACCTGCCACGTCCGGCCGGAGGCCCTCTCGCTGCGGTCGCCCGGACGCGACGGCCCCGAGCCCACGGGCCGGGGGCCGCCCGGCCGGAGTCCGGACGTCCCCGCCCCATCGCCGGAGGGCGTCGCCACGGCGCGCTCGCTGCAGGGTGAGGTCGAACGCGTCGCGGACCTGGGAAAGCGCTACGACGTGACGGTCCGGCTGGACGCCGGCGAGACCGTCCTCGTCGAGTGCAGGGAACGCCCCCCGACGGTCGGGAACCGGACTGCGGTCGAGATAGCCGGAGGGGCGGTGACCGTGTTCCGGCGCGGAGCCGACGGGGTGATGCGGGCCGCTGAGTAG
- a CDS encoding universal stress protein, producing MYDTILVPTDGSDHAVRAAEHARYLADAFDATVHVVTVLDLQRAGGPFDAGGLGEEFVGRLEAQGEEALETVRTVVDGEAVVTATLRGEPSETILEYAADHDVGLVAMGTHGRTGVDRYVAGSVTERVVSRSEAPVLTARATERSRVGDGYEEVLIPTDGSEPAGAAVEPGLAVAERTGARVHAVTVVDAGDAAASPGYSVPEEVTAHLEAEGEAATERIATQARERGLEATTAVRTGVAARDLLAYADEHDVDLVAMGTAGRTGLTRYLMGSTTERLIRHAEMPVLAVNARDRAGD from the coding sequence ATGTACGACACCATCCTCGTTCCGACCGACGGGAGCGACCACGCCGTCCGGGCCGCCGAACACGCCCGCTACCTCGCAGACGCGTTCGACGCGACCGTCCACGTCGTCACCGTCCTCGACCTCCAGCGCGCCGGCGGCCCGTTCGACGCCGGCGGCCTCGGCGAGGAGTTCGTCGGCCGCCTCGAAGCCCAGGGGGAGGAAGCGCTCGAGACGGTCCGGACGGTCGTCGACGGGGAGGCCGTCGTGACGGCCACGCTCCGGGGCGAGCCCTCGGAGACGATCCTGGAGTATGCGGCCGACCACGACGTCGGACTGGTCGCGATGGGGACCCACGGCCGGACGGGGGTCGACCGGTACGTCGCCGGGAGCGTGACCGAGCGGGTCGTCAGCCGCTCCGAGGCGCCGGTGTTGACGGCCCGGGCGACCGAGCGCAGCCGGGTCGGCGACGGCTACGAGGAGGTCCTGATCCCGACCGACGGGAGCGAGCCGGCGGGTGCCGCCGTCGAGCCCGGGCTCGCCGTCGCGGAGCGGACCGGCGCCCGGGTCCACGCGGTCACGGTCGTCGACGCCGGTGACGCGGCCGCCAGCCCGGGCTACTCGGTCCCCGAGGAGGTCACCGCCCACCTCGAGGCCGAGGGCGAGGCCGCGACCGAGCGGATCGCCACGCAGGCCCGCGAGCGCGGGCTCGAAGCCACCACCGCGGTCCGCACGGGTGTGGCCGCCCGCGACCTGCTGGCGTACGCCGACGAGCACGACGTCGACCTGGTGGCGATGGGGACCGCCGGCCGGACCGGACTCACCCGGTATCTGATGGGAAGCACGACCGAACGCCTCATCAGACACGCCGAGATGCCCGTGCTCGCGGTGAACGCGAGAGACCGGGCCGGCGACTGA
- a CDS encoding DUF892 family protein — protein MSSERVVELLREAYSDEIETVMNYQTNAIVLDGVRAEEIKESLRQDIQEELTHAERLGQRLKQLDARPPGSAEFVARQDSLQPPEDSTDVLSVIRGVLDAEEGAIETYRELVAAAEAAGDPVTEDLAVTLLADEEAHRTEFRGFEKEYRAE, from the coding sequence ATGTCCTCAGAACGTGTCGTCGAACTCCTGCGCGAGGCGTACAGCGACGAGATCGAGACGGTGATGAACTACCAGACGAACGCGATCGTCTTAGACGGCGTACGGGCCGAGGAGATCAAAGAGAGCCTCCGGCAGGACATCCAGGAGGAGCTCACCCACGCCGAACGTCTCGGCCAGCGACTCAAACAGCTCGACGCCCGCCCGCCCGGCTCCGCCGAGTTCGTCGCCCGACAGGACTCGCTGCAGCCGCCCGAGGACTCGACCGACGTGCTGTCGGTCATCCGCGGCGTGCTCGACGCCGAGGAGGGCGCCATCGAGACCTACCGCGAACTCGTCGCGGCCGCGGAGGCGGCCGGCGACCCGGTCACCGAGGACCTCGCGGTGACCCTCCTCGCCGACGAGGAGGCACACCGGACGGAGTTCCGCGGCTTCGAGAAGGAGTACCGGGCGGAGTAG